In Bacteroidales bacterium, a genomic segment contains:
- a CDS encoding nucleotidyltransferase domain-containing protein has product MENTYIKQLTESLKIINPYMVLLFGSYAYGTPHKDSDIDLLVVTNDDFMPKNFEERTKIYLSVSKLLRTTKREISIDLIVHTLPMYKKFIKQNSLFAHEITTKGKIIYERDNKGVA; this is encoded by the coding sequence TTGGAAAATACATACATAAAACAACTTACAGAAAGTTTGAAAATAATAAATCCTTATATGGTTTTGTTATTTGGTTCGTATGCCTATGGCACACCGCATAAAGATAGTGATATAGATTTATTGGTAGTTACCAATGATGATTTTATGCCAAAAAATTTTGAAGAACGAACAAAAATATATTTATCGGTAAGTAAGCTGTTACGTACAACAAAAAGGGAAATATCAATTGATTTAATTGTGCATACTCTGCCTATGTACAAAAAGTTTATTAAGCAAAACAGTTTGTTTGCACATGAAATAACTACAAAAGGAAAAATAATATATGAAAGAGATAACAAAGGAGTGGCTTAA
- a CDS encoding HEPN domain-containing protein, giving the protein MKEITKEWLNFAKADIMSCKNNLHDDFLTNIVAFHAQQTVEKCFKAIVEENSLKFQHVHSLFKLHSIIANYLSFKVDLDQLEILDSIYTSSRYPGEIGLIANGKPSTAQVQEMYEFAKQIYENILQTIK; this is encoded by the coding sequence ATGAAAGAGATAACAAAGGAGTGGCTTAATTTTGCCAAAGCTGACATAATGAGTTGCAAAAACAATCTTCATGATGATTTTTTAACAAATATAGTTGCCTTTCATGCACAGCAAACAGTAGAAAAATGTTTTAAAGCAATCGTCGAAGAAAATAGTTTGAAATTCCAACATGTACACAGCTTGTTTAAACTACATTCAATAATAGCAAATTACTTGTCATTTAAAGTCGATTTAGACCAACTTGAAATATTAGACAGTATCTACACAAGTTCACGTTATCCGGGTGAGATTGGACTAATTGCAAACGGAAAACCAAGCACTGCACAAGTACAAGAAATGTACGAATTTGCAAAACAGATATATGAAAATATATTGCAAACTATCAAATAA
- a CDS encoding PorT family protein, with protein MKKYFIIICLLLFSTTSFSQIFNGGGYIGFSVSQVDGDSLGGYNKSGFVAGGFVNTEIKENLHFQFEFKWIQKGSKTDKKIETSEDYYELQFNYIEMPFLIKYYYKEKIIFETGLAEGYLFKAQEDTDGYGFREPGFTYKKLETSFLAGISYMLLNNLFVNARLNYSIIPITNQTAGGRGWIKKGQFNNVLSFTVYYQL; from the coding sequence ATGAAAAAATATTTTATAATAATTTGTCTGTTGTTGTTTTCAACAACTTCTTTTTCTCAGATTTTTAACGGAGGTGGATATATAGGCTTCTCAGTATCGCAAGTTGATGGAGATTCGCTTGGCGGATATAACAAATCAGGATTTGTTGCCGGAGGGTTTGTAAATACTGAAATAAAAGAAAATTTACACTTCCAGTTTGAATTCAAATGGATACAAAAAGGCAGTAAAACAGATAAAAAAATTGAAACGAGTGAAGATTATTATGAACTTCAGTTTAATTATATTGAAATGCCCTTTTTAATCAAATATTATTATAAAGAAAAAATAATCTTTGAAACGGGATTGGCTGAAGGCTATCTTTTTAAAGCACAGGAAGATACAGATGGCTACGGGTTTCGGGAGCCGGGTTTTACTTATAAAAAATTAGAAACAAGTTTTTTGGCAGGAATAAGTTATATGTTATTAAATAATTTATTTGTTAATGCAAGATTAAATTATTCTATAATTCCAATTACAAATCAAACTGCAGGAGGAAGGGGCTGGATAAAAAAAGGGCAATTTAATAATGTCCTAAGTTTTACTGTTTATTACCAGTTATAA